A genomic segment from Montipora foliosa isolate CH-2021 chromosome 9, ASM3666993v2, whole genome shotgun sequence encodes:
- the LOC137970250 gene encoding uncharacterized protein, whose protein sequence is MALKSNIHCCVPLCTQRGRVGPKGEQIGFFKFPDEEEMKKRWIHAIRRDVGRFFRISGASKVCSLHFKLSDISKGLGGRMSLKTSAVPSIFAWKQTSPRKRPPPTERPYQQKRKDRPKSVPEKECFSVSSGPKILLSKTPEAVNDIPETGTNETITLGAASTSLDEMPSTEKDLFNNETLKQLRLLENKCADLEKAVSELEDKNEALQSNVFSLSRFTSDEAMLFYTGFPNYKVFLASFEYLDPGDNGENVRYWLSCDNETPAQLGVKGGRPRSLKPQEEFFLTLCRLRQGFAETHLSHLFNVSQATISRIIISWINFMYLRFGVVNIWPSREAINTTMPEDFRKAYPSTRVIIDCTEVKCAMPSSLLLNSELFSTYKNHTTLKGLVGISPSGAITFISQLYTGSMSDREIVERSGILDLPFTEGDSVMADKGFTISDILPLGVSLNIPPFLGTSTQMPPEDVVRTQEIARLRIHVERAINKIKNFHIWDSVIPLNLFGVANQMWSVCAFLCNIQDPILTS, encoded by the coding sequence ATGGCGTTGAAGTCAAACATTCACTGCTGTGTACCATTGTGCACACAAAGAGGGCGTGTTGGACCAAAAGGGGAACAAATTGGATTCTTTAAGTTTCCAGACGAAGAGGAAATGAAAAAACGATGGATACATGCTATACGTAGAGATGTTGGTAGATTTTTTCGCATCTCCGGGGCATCGAAAGTGTGTTCGTTGCATTTCAAGCTCAGTGACATATCGAAGGGTCTTGGTGGACGAATGTCTCTGAAGACAAGTGCAGTTCCGTCGATATTTGCTTGGAAACAAACTTCACCACGAAAGCGGCCGCCCCCTACCGAAAGGCCTTATCAACAAAAGCGAAAAGACAGGCCGAAATCTGTCCCAGAAAAAGAGTGTTTTTCAGTGTCTTCGGGGCCTAAAATATTACTCAGCAAAACACCTGAAGCTGTAAACGATATTCCTGAAACAGGTACTAACGAAACCATTACCTTAGGAGCCGCCAGTACCAGCCTTGATGAAATGCCTTCCACTGAAAAAGATCTTTTTAATAATGAAACCCTCAAACAATTAAGGCTACTTGAAAACAAATGCGCAGATCTCGAAAAGGCAGTTTCAGAGTTAGAAGACAAAAATGAAGCACTTCAGTCAAATGTCTTCTCACTTAGTCGGTTTACCTCTGATGAGGCAATGTTATTTTATACAGGTTTTCCTAACTACAAAGTATTCCTGGCATCCTTTGAATATTTAGACCCGGGAGATAATGGAGAAAATGTCAGATACTGGTTGTCATGTGATAATGAGACTCCAGCGCAATTAGGTGTAAAGGGAGGTAGACCAAGATCACTCAAACCACAAGAAGAATTTTTTCTCACTTTGTGTCGCTTGAGACAGGGATTTGCAGAAACCCACCTTTCCCACCTGTTTAATGTTTCTCAGGCAACTATTAGTAGGATCATTATTAGTTGGATCAATTTTATGTATCTTCGATTTGGAGTGGTTAACATTTGGCCATCAAGAGAAGCCATTAACACAACAATGCCTGAAGACTTCAGGAAGGCATATCCCAGTACACGCGTTATTATTGACTGTACAGAAGTGAAGTGTGCAATGCCCAGTAGCTTGTTGCTGAATAGTGAGTTGTTCAGTACCTACAAGAATCATACTACACTAAAGGGGCTAGTGGGAATCTCTCCATCTGGTGCCATTACATTCATAAGCCAACTGTATACAGGTAGTATGTCAGACAGAGAAATTGTAGAAAGGTCAGGCATACTTGACCTGCCATTTACTGAAGGAGACTCTGTGATGGCAGATAAAGGTTTTACTATAAGTGACATCTTACCTTTAGGTGTGTCTTTGAACATTCCACCATTCCTGGGAACATCCACACAAATGCCCCCGGAAGATGTTGTAAGAACTCAGGAGATTGCACGACTCCGTATCCATGTTGAACGGgcaattaataaaattaagaaTTTTCATATATGGGATAGCGTTATCCCACTGAATCTCTTTGGTGTTGCAAATCAAATGTGGTCTGTTTGTGCATTTCTCTGCAACATTCAAGACCCTATCTTAACAAGCTGA